Proteins encoded within one genomic window of Solenopsis invicta isolate M01_SB chromosome 10, UNIL_Sinv_3.0, whole genome shotgun sequence:
- the LOC113005957 gene encoding uncharacterized protein LOC113005957, translating to MERLLAEQEDVLYQIARTVDNFKKLGQDNFTTSVTRNRMSILEKQWTRCQKLHADLKAAVKPAERDEWPYFSEEQFRKATEDYYEASDYLSEVLERLTRPTAHVTASSTLDLSSGPPSSIPLPRIELPKFSGQYTEWVNFRDIFESIVIKNEGLTNVQRLHYLKSSLTGEARIVIKNISVTDANYELAWGAVKERYENTRVIVSSYLNTILEATPMKADSVSELKRVHDSINDAVLALRSLERNCVDDFVVAILSRKLDVNTRTEWEISLGNKREPASFNELSTFLVGRMLALNAAGDTRSSNNSKTNRSAATKSLTAAISNVKCLYCADSHLLFQCAQFKSLSTEQRKNVARQHRCCYNCLTKGHYPRDCKSRGRCARCQRKHHTLLHDDDISGGQTTIGAPAIASTSSVNTVNDAPSKSSLSARVTTPSRSLLVKGTVLLATARIFVRTDGARCINLRGMINTGAEATFITERAVQALKAKRIKVYYTVTGMGDLQAGVVTHAVKLHLSAGIQSSTTVTVIAFILPVLTSYAPRSPVDLLAHRHLQNLKFADSDPFSDDPIDLLIGLDYYKAVTMDGSRRGPSSDLMAKPTIFGWVVFGPCNDTSEGNPQSVSSLRCSISPGTDALMRQFWEIEEVSVSNPLTEEEVECERHFASTHSRLPSGRYQVRLPFRTDYLNKVGHSFHVASGAFDRLERRPARDSALSASYRGFLSEYEQMGHMTRVNPNEVINNNSLYLPHHPVVKASSSTSPVRVVFNASSPMDNGHSLNDLLLTGPKLQSDLCSIIMRWRTHRFAFVADVAKMFRQIMIHPLDTDFQRILLRPSSGQPIHHYRLITVTYGTASAPYLSMRVLRQLCEDEGSAFPLAVSILNNSIYVDDVLFGADSVSAIQSTRQQLNALLLKGGFHLRKWTSNYDELLSEIPVSDRLEDNSVEFDEDSSFKVLGISWSPILDRFHFRIQIPEFSLRKVDWDSPLSSDLEERWTEYSHSLTDLKEISISRWTNQSNSDLGIELHGFADASTRAYAAVVYIRIIHTRSSFGVTLLACKSKVAPIKTISVPRLELCAATLLARFLKNIVSTLRLSSVPVYCWSDSMITLAWIKQHPNTWKTFISNRVSEIQTSLPQAQWLFVGSKENPADCASRGISVQELKSHSLWWSGPQWLQSPSTVWSEQPSSLRSDGNMERRSVPVYLAQRGAAGWDLSEQVSSWPKLLRITAYCLLFVHKVRQRLRRADSDQLGTLYVLSDAIRQARSFWIAYVQKINFSNEIQAIKRGEGPSKSSPLKNLNPFLDTKDNLRVGGRLCRASLSYDERHPIILPRHRISELIVAQAHDRTLHGGTQLTLGVLRQQYWILNARNLVKHHIHRCVVCVRHRAIPILQQMGDLPDVRINLSRPFQHTGVDYAGPFHVLPIVGRGQRTTKAYVVVFVCLATRAIHLELANDYTSDGFLAAFRRFTSRRGLPVSLFSDNGTNFQGAEKELRNAFRALSRDPDLVAYLASDGITWRFIPPSAPHFGGMWEAGVKSVKHHLRRVIGAHTLSNEEFTTLLTQVESCLNSRPIAPLSDDPSDLSPLTPAHFLIGTSLIATPEESVLDLKETRLNRWQRVQRMHEQFWRIWSRDYLHTLQQLYKWRQKSTSLKVDDLVLVQNPLLPPTKWELGRVVKIYPDPQGLVRVVDYTNAYEHMQAPPVLVQEPPPVPVQAPPPVPVQVPPAPVPVQVQLDGKERADAEEEEEEGGSGVEDEEEGVDTEEEEVVEEEEEDTIINKLCVKNTAGVLGLNGGAKI from the exons ATGGAGCGGCTATTAGCAGAACAAGAAGACGTTCTCTATCAGATTGCGAGGACGGTCGACAACTTCAAGAAGTTGGGGCAAGACAATTTTACTACATCCGTCACGCGGAACCGGATGTCCATTTTGGAGAAGCAGTGGACTCGGTGCCAAAAGCTACATGCGGACCTCAAGGCGGCAGTCAAGCCAGCGGAGCGAGATGAATGGCCGTATTTCAGTGAGGAGCAATTTCGGAAGGCGACAGAGGACTACTACGAAGCGTCTGACTATCTGAGCGAAGTATTAGAGAGGTTGACGAGACCTACCGCTCATGTAACCGCAAGTAGTACTTTAGATTTAAGCTCGGGTCCGCCAAGCTCAATCCCGTTGCCGCGAATAGAGCTTCCTAAGTTTTCCGGTCAGTATACGGAGTGGGTCAATTTTCGGGATATTTTTGAGTCgattgtgataaaaaatgaaGGCCTCACAAACGTGCAGCGTCTGCATTATTTAAAGTCGAGTCTGACTGGCGAGGCTcgcattgttattaaaaatatttccgttACCGACGCGAATTATGAGCTAGCATGGGGAGCCGTGAAAGAACGGTACGAAAATACCCGCGTGATTGTTTCTTCTTATCTGAATACTATCCTAGAAGCTACTCCGATGAAGGCTGATTCCGTCTCCGAATTGAAACGCGTGCATGATAGTATTAATGATGCGGTCCTTGCATTACGTAGTCTCGAGAGAAATTGCGTCGATGATTTCGTGGTTGCCATCTTGTCCAGGAAACTTGATGTGAATACCCGCACTGAGTGGGAAATCAGCTTGGGCAATAAACGAGAGCCAGCTTCCTTTAACGAACTGAGCACATTTCTTGTTGGCAGAATGCTGGCTCTGAATGCAGCGGGAGATACTCGCAGttcaaataatagtaaaacaaaTCGCTCAGCAGCCACCAAGTCGTTGACGGCTGCCATCTCTAATGTTAAATGTTTATACTGTGCGGACTCGCACCTTTTGTTTCAATGCGCTCAGTTTAAATCCTTATCCACGGAGCAGAGAAAGAATGTTGCGCGGCAGCACCGTTGCTGCTATAATTGTTTGACCAAAGGCCATTATCCGCGCGACTGTAAATCGCGGGGCCGCTGTGCACGTTGCCAACGCAAACATCATACGCTTCTGCATGACGACGATATCAGCGGGGGACAAACGACAATTGGTGCTCCTGCAATAGCGAGCACATCCAGTGTAAACACAGTAAATGACGCCCCCTCTAAATCAAGTCTTTCAGCAAGGGTAACAACTCCTTCACGTTCCCTCCTGGTCAAGGGTACTGTACTACTCGCAACTGCACGAATCTTTGTACGTACTGATGGAGCTCGTTGTATAAACCTTCGAGGCATGATTAATACGGGCGCTGAGGCTACATTTATCACTGAAAGGGCTGTTCAAGCCTTAAAAGCAAAGCGTATTAAAGTATATTACACTGTCACTGGCATGGGTGATCTACAGGCTGGGGTCGTTACTCATGCAGTTAAGCTCCATTTAAGTGCGGGTATACAGTCGAGTACTACAGTTACAGTGATCGCGTTTATCCTCCCTGTACTTACTTCTTATGCTCCAAGAAGTCCTGTTGATTTACTTGCGCATCGTCATTtgcagaatttaaaatttgcggATTCTGATCCATTCAGTGATGACCCTATCGATTTACTGATAGGACTTGACTATTATAAGGCCGTAACAATGGATGGATCCCGCCGAGGACCGAGCTCTGATCTCATGGCGAAACCTACTATCTTTGGCTGGGTTGTGTTCGGCCCGTGCAACGACACTTCTGAAGGAAACCCTCAGTCGGTGTCCTCGTTACGCTGCTCTATTTCTCCTGGAACGGATGCGCTGATGAGGCAGTTTTGGGAGATAGAGGAAGTCTCGGTTTCTAATCCCCTCACTGAAGAGGAAGTCGAGTGCGAAAGGCACTTCGCATCTACACATTCTCGTTTGCCAAGCGGACGCTATCAGGTTCGCTTACCTTTTCGGACCGATTACTTGAATAAGGTCGGTCACTCCTTTCACGTCGCTTCTGGTGCCTTTGATAGGTTAGAGCGACGTCCAGCTCGCGATAGTGCATTGTCTGCCAGCTATCGTGGCTTTCTTTCTGAGTATGAGCAAATGGGTCACATGACCCGTGTAAACCCGAACGaggtcattaataataattcgttATATCTGCCTCACCATCCAGTGGTGAAGGCGAGTAGCAGTACTTCCCCTGTACGGGTTGTATTCAACGCCTCGAGTCCCATGGACAACGGGCATTCATTAAATGATCTGTTGCTTACTGGACCTAAGCTGCAGTCAGATCTTTGCTCTATCATTATGCGCTGGCGAACTCATCGCTTCGCTTTCGTCGCTGACGTCGCAAAGATGTTTAGACAAATTATGATTCATCCGTTAGATACTGACTTTCAGAGGATATTGTTGCGTCCTAGTTCAGGCCAGCCGATCCATCATTACCGTTTAATCACCGTCACGTACGGTACCGCCTCGGCGCCTTATTTATCCATGCGCGTCCTGCGACAATTATGCGAGGACGAGGGATCTGCATTCCCGCTGGCTGTGTCTATACTCAATAATTCCATCTATGTAGATGACGTGTTGTTTGGGGCAGACAGTGTGTCCGCCATACAATCCACACGTCAGCAGTTGAATGCCTTGTTATTGAAAGGAGGTTTTCACCTTCGTAAATGGACGTCAAACTATGACGAATTGTTGTCGGAGATACCAGTGTCGGATCGACTGGAGGACAATAGTGTCGAATTTGACGAGGACTCCTCCTTCAAGGTTTTAGGAATTTCGTGGAGTCCTATACTTGATCGATTCCATTTCAGGATACAAATTCCGGAGTTTTCG CTGCGTAAGGTTGATTGGGATAGCCCGCTCTCGAGTGATCTAGAGGAACGATGGACTGAGTATTCTCACAGTCTGACAGATCTCAAAGAGATTTCAATCTCAAGGTGGACGAATCAAAGCAACTCCGATCTGGGTATCGAGTTGCATGGATTTGCGGATGCTTCAACACGGGCCTATGCGGCCGTTGTATACATTCGCATTATTCACACTCGAAGCAGCTTTGGAGTAACACTCTTAGCCTGTAAATCTAAGGTCGCTCCTATTAAAACAATTAGCGTTCCCAGGTTAGAGCTGTGTGCAGCTACCTTACTAGCtcgttttcttaaaaatattgttagtaCTTTAAGGTTAAGTTCAGTACCAGTATACTGCTGGTCAGATTCCATGATCACACTTGCTTGGATTAAGCAGCACCCCAATACCTGGAAGACTTTCATATCCAATAGGGTATCAGAAATCCAGACAAGCTTACCGCAAGCTCAGTGGCTATTTGTCGGGTCTAAAGAAAATCCCGCAGACTGTGCGTCGCGCGGCATCAGCGTTCAGGAGTTGAAGTCGCACTCGTTGTGGTGGAGTGGGCCTCAATGGCTGCAGTCACCCTCGACTGTGTGGTCGGAACAGCCCTCCTCCCTTCGATCGGACGGAAACATGGAACGACGTAGCGTTCCAGTTTATTTAGCTCAGCGGGGCGCGGCAGGGTGGGATCTTTCCGAGCAAGTTTCCAGTTGGCCTAAGTTGTTGCGGATCACGGCCTATTGCCTATTGTTCGTTCATAAGGTTCGACAGCGCCTTAGAAGGGCGGATAGTGATCAATTAGGTACGTTATATGTGTTGAGTGACGCTATCAGACAGGCTCGTAGTTTTTGGATTGCGTACGTACAAAAGATTAACTTTTCGAATGAGATCCAGGCAATAAAACGTGGTGAGGGCCCGTCTAAATCTAGTCCCTTGAAAAATCTAAACCCGTTTTTGGACACGAAGGATAACCTTCGTGTCGGGGGACGTCTCTGCCGGGCGTCCCTCTCTTACGATGAGAGACATCCCATCATACTACCGAGGCATCGCATATCGGAGCTGATTGTTGCGCAGGCACACGATCGAACGCTTCACGGTGGGACACAGTTGACGTTAGGAGTTTTACGCCAACAGTACTGGATTCTAAATGCTAGAAACCTTGTAAAACATCACATTCACAGGTGTGTTGTTTGTGTCCGCCACAGAGCTATTCCGATATTGCAGCAAATGGGTGATCTGCCGGACGTTCGAATAAACCTTTCTCGTCCGTTTCAACATACCGGCGTAGACTATGCCGGTCCTTTTCATGTCCTTCCGATAGTAGGACGTGGCCAGCGGACGACCAAGGCTTATGTGGTTGTGTTCGTTTGTTTGGCCACTAGGGCCATACACTTGGAACTGGCCAATGATTATACCAGCGATGGGTTTTTGGCCGCATTTAGAAGATTCACCTCTCGTAGGGGTCTTCCGGTCTCATTATTCAGTGATAATGGAACCAATTTTCAGGGTGCCGAAAAGGAATTGCGCAATGCGTTCAGAGCTCTGTCGCGTGATCCTGATCTCGTCGCGTATTTAGCCTCCGACGGCATCACTTGGAGATTTATACCGCCCTCCGCCCCACATTTTGGAGGAATGTGGGAAGCGGGCGTAAAGTCCGTTAAGCACCATTTACGGCGTGTAATTGGTGCTCACACGCTTTCAAATGAGGAGTTCACTACATTACTAACACAAGTGGAGTCATGTCTAAATTCTAGACCTATAGCTCCCTTGTCCGATGATCCCTCCGATCTCTCACCTTTGACTCCTGCCCATTTCTTAATAGGTACCTCGCTGATTGCGACGCCTGAGGAGTCCGTATTGGATTTGAAGGAAACGCGACTCAATCGTTGGCAGCGTGTACAGCGGATGCACGAGCAGTTTTGGCGGATATGGTCGCGAGATTATCTCCACACGTTACAGCAGCTCTATAAGTGGCGTCAGAAATCGACTAGTTTGAAAGTCGATGATCTAGTATTAGTTCAAAATCCGTTGCTACCGCCGACGAAATGGGAGCTTGGGAGAGTAGTAAAAATCTATCCTGACCCTCAAGGTCTCGTTAGGGTAGTGGAT TACACCAATGCATATGAACATATGCAGGCGCCGCCAGTTCTGGTTCAGGAGCCGCCGCCAGTTCCGGTCCAGGCGCCGCCGCCAGTTCCGGTCCAGGTACCGCCCGCGCCAGTTCCGGTCCAGGTCCAG ctCGATGGGAAAGAGCGGGCCGACgccgaggaagaggaagaggaaggtgGCAGTGGGGTGGAGGACGAGGAAGAGGGCGTGGATACCGAGGAAGAGGAGGTGgtagaggaggaggaagaggaca CAATAATCAATAAACTCTGCGTGAAGAATACTGCTGGGGTGTTGGGACTGAATGGCGGTGCAAAGATATAA
- the LOC113006171 gene encoding uncharacterized protein K02A2.6-like: protein MTTSEGKSRYGWIYKLSEDRLREELARRGQLSGGDLAALPDRLLRYEMEKPIETASLHDAIEMPTVQRLPPPSPPMRPDSPGDLAMGNLRMGEDDDAIPARASSRRGMLPLRGGGGQPPPPGGPQHSVTEIFNILRKWNLAFSGSRGSDAEAFLVRIEEGRALLPVSDDDLFRCLPFFLSGTAGEHETVADYLTCMQALFDRLSPPWTLEEQLNYAHRNRLPRLQIAIRRDEFRSFASLELLASRIEVSHDAATRYRAPPAPERSLFPELAYRSPKKAARASAVVAEGVATVSPGGRKKSAKPTSTTAAAPTAASTSTASADPATASPRTSTAKCWNCDKIGHIARECGENRRMYCYRCGKTGVTVKSCATCAGNEPDGIRILRRLGIPTLRDRGSRIRTANGQIAAIAEEADVTVELEGRRHALSVCLLPNLVVPCVAGVDFLCVFGVSLDFTAVAWTFADEPDRKYPFELGGKSITSAIAGVPAGGGLSELTSDQERRLEEFLEKHVPKQVANPGITKLTEHRIDVGQHRPVKQRCYLVSPKVQDAIREEVNKMLEAGIIEPSFSEWSNPIVMVKKAMGKYRFCLDFQKINSISKKDAYPLPNMNGILDKLRPAQYISTIDLSQAYFQIPLAKESREITAFSVPGKGLYHFTRMPYGLTGASATFQRLLDKLIGPEMEPHAFAYLDDIVVVTSTFEERLEWLRRVLDKIAAAGLTINPGKCEFCRSHVRYLGFVVQREGLTIDPDKVQPILEYPAPRNLKQLRRFLGMSSWPYLEGYKFTVITDHSSLRWLHHLKNPTGRLARWALELLEYDYEVVHRKGAQHHVPDALSRMFEGETEPAVVAVADAINPPNTHDQWYLKKFREVGEAKKNCTDWKIVDGQLYFLKPRPVTSAIVPDLDRWKLVLPRELREEVLRESHDDPQSGHLGVDKTHNRLSIAYYWPNAFRDVTGYVKGCEICQQTKVEQASPVGLMGRRVIEAPWTVIAADIMGPLPRSKNGYSYLLVIQDLFTKWVEYQALRTANGKKIREALENLVLSRWGTPKFLLTDNGTEFVNQTLRAFAQDFGITHTTVPPYHPQANPVERVNRVLKTMIIAFLDRDHRDWDLHIHDFRFAYNTAHHSSIGTSPAFLNLGRELEPINSLRRRCRDATEVASGEAGDWSRRMQDLQALHAWVSENLEQAYQKQAYYNKHRRDKTFGVGELVLKRQHVLSSAAQNIAAKLSPKFHGPFRVSKALSPVVYELTDLDGTAMGKAHIKDLKVYHNP from the exons ATGACAACTTCGGAGGGAAAATCGCGCTACGGGTGGATCTATAAGTTATCGGAGGATCGCTTGCGGGAGGAATTGGCGCGTCGTGGACAGCTGAGCGGCGGGGATCTCGCGGCATTGCCCGACCGCCTATTGCGTTACGAGATGGAAAAGCCGATCGAGACCGCGTCGTTGCACGACGCTATCGAGATGCCGACCGTGCAACGGCTACCTCCGCCCTCTCCGCCGATGCGACCGGACAGTCCGGGTGATCTCGCGATGGGCAACCTCCGCATGGGGGAGGACGACGACGCGATTCCCGCGCGCGCTTCCTCGAGACGTGGGATGCTGCCGCTGCGCGGGGGCGGAGGACAACCTCCACCTCCCGGCGGGCCGCAGCATTCGGTTACCGAGATTTTTAACATCTTACGAAAATGGAATTTGGCGTTTTCGGGCTCTCGCGGTAGCGACGCGGAAGCATTTTTAGTGCGTATTGAGGAGGGTCGCGCCTTACTGCCCGTTTCGGACGACGATCTTTTCCGGTGTCTGCCGTTCTTTTTATCGGGGACGGCG GGGGAGCACGAGACCGTCGCCGATTATTTGACATGTATGCAGGCGTTATTCGACCGATTAAGCCCGCCGTGGACTCTCGAAGAACAATTAAACTACGCGCATCGGAATAGGCTGCCGCGATTACAGATAGCGATTCGCCGGGACGAATTTAGAAGTTTCGCGTCATTGGAATTATTGGCGTCGCGAATTGAGGTGAGCCACGATGCTGCCACCCGTTATCGCGCTCCACCCGCGCCGGAGCGATCTCTTTTTCCGGAATTAGCCTATCGCTCGCCGAAGAAGGCCGCGCGCGCGTCTGCGGTCGTCGCAGAGGGTGTCGCGACGGTGAGTCCCGGGGGGCGTAAGAAATCCGCGAAGCCAACAagcaccaccgccgccgcgccgacgGCCGCGTCGACGAGTACCGCCTCCGCAGACCCCGCCACCGCTTCCCCGCGTACCAGCACCGCTAAGTGCTGGAACTGCGATAAAATCGGTCACATTGCGCGCGAATGCGGCGAGAACCGGCGGATGTATTGTTACCGTTGTGGTAAAACCGGCGTGACCGTGAAGTCGTGTGCCACGTGCGCGGGAAACGAGCCG GACGGGATCCGGATACTGCGACGGCTGGGGATCCCGACGCTCCGCGACCGCGGCTCGCGGATACGAACCGCGAACGGTCAAATCGCCGCGATCGCGGAGGAAGCCGACGTGACGGTGGAGTTGGAGGGGAGACGCCACGCTCTCTCAGTGTGCCTCTTGCCGAATTTGGTCGTCCCGTGCGTGGCAGGTGTGGATTTTTTGTGCGTTTTCGGCGTTAGTCTCGATTTCACTGCCGTGGCGTGGACTTTTGCGGACGAGCCTGATCGCAAGTATCCGTTCGAGCTTGGCGGGAAAAGTATCACGTCCGCCATCGCCGGCGTTCCGGCCGGCGGCGGGCTTTCAGAGTTGACATCGGATCAGGAACGACGTCTAGAggaatttttagaaaaacacgTACCAAAACAAGTCGCGAATCCGGGTATTACTAAGCTTACCGAGCATCGCATTGACGTGGGACAACACCGACCCGTGAAACAAAGGTGTTATTTAGTTTCGCCGAAGGTTCAGGACGCGATACGCGAGGAAGTCAACAAGATGTTAGAAGCGGGAATTATAGAACCGTCGTTTAGCGAATGGTCGAACCCCATTGTGATGGTGAAAAAGGCCATGGGCAAATATCGGTTTTGCCTTGACTTTCAGAAAATAAACAGTATTTCGAAGAAGGATGCGTACCCGCTACCAAATATGAACGGTATTCTCGATAAGTTGCGACCCGCCCAGTACATCTCAACGATCGATTTGAGCCAAGCGTATTTTCAGATTCCTTTGGCAAAGGAGAGTAGGGAAATTACCGCGTTTAGCGTACCGGGTAAAGGGTTGTATCACTTCACTCGCATGCCGTACGGATTGACGGGGGCGTCCGCGACTTTTCAACGACTCCTCGACAAACTGATCGGCCCAGAGATGGAACCGCACGCGTTCGCGTACCTGGATGACATCGTCGTGGTCACGTCCACGTTCGAGGAACGTTTAGAGTGGCTCCGACGGGTCTTGGATAAAATCGCCGCAGCCGGTCTCACTATCAATCCGGGGAAATGTGAATTTTGTCGCTCACACGTTCGCTACCTCGGCTTCGTTGTGCAGAGGGAGGGGCTAACAATTGACCCCGATAAAGTGCAACCGATCTTGGAGTATCCGGCTCCGCGCAATCTAAAGCAATTACGCCGTTTCCTCGGGATGTCGTCCTG GCCGTACCTCGAAGGTTACAAATTTACTGTGATAACCGATCATAGTAGTTTACGCTGGCTTCACCATCTCAAGAACCCGACGGGTCGACTAGCACGGTGGGCATTGGAGTTGCTCGAGTACGACTATGAAGTTGTACATCGTAAGGGCGCGCAGCACCATGTTCCGGACGCCTTGTCGCGAATGTTCGAGGGGGAAACCGAGCCCGCCGTGGTCGCGGTCGCCGACGCGATTAATCCACCGAACACGCATGACCAGTGGTACCTTAAAAAATTTCGCGAGGTGGGGGAGGCAAAGAAAAACTGTACCGACTGGAAAATCGTGGACGGGCAACTCTATTTCCTGAAGCCGCGCCCGGTGACTTCGGCCATCGTCCCCGATCTAGACCGATGGAAGTTGGTATTGCCACGGGAATTGCGGGAGGAGGTTCTGCGTGAATCTCACGACGATCCGCAGTCCGGTCACTTGGGGGTCGACAAAACACACAACCGCTTGAGTATCGCGTACTACTGGCCGAATGCGTTTCGCGACGTGACAGGATACGTGAAAGGGTGCGAGATATGCCAGCAGACAAAGGTCGAACAAGCCAGTCCCGTGGGATTGATGGGCCGTCGCGTAATAGAGGCACCGTGGACGGTTATCGCGGCGGACATCATGGGTCCACTGCCGCGAAGTAAGAACGGCTACTCGTATCTCCTCGTGATACAAGACCTGTTCACTAAATGGGTCGAATACCAAGCGCTGCGAACCGCAAACGGCAAAAAGATACGGGAAGCCCTCGAAAATCTCGTTTTGTCGAGGTGGGGTACGCCAAAATTCCTACTAACGGATAACGGGACCGAGTTCGTGAACCAGACGTTGAGAGCTTTTGCGCAGGATTTCGGGATAACGCACACCACCGTCCCGCCGTACCACCCGCAAGCCAACCCCGTGGAGAGGGTGAACCGGGTATTGAAAACAATGATTATTGCGTTTCTCGATCGTGACCACCGCGACTGGGATCTCCATATCCACGACTTCCGTTTCGCGTATAACACCGCCCACCACTCATCCATCGGAACCTCGCCTGCGTTTTTAAATCTCGGTCGTGAATTAGAACCAATTAACTCTTTGCGTCGTCGTTGCCGCGACGCTACCGAGGTGGCCTCGGGCGAAGCGGGGGACTGGTCACGACGTATGCAAGACTTGCAAGCGTTGCATGCGTGGGTTTCGGAGAATCTTGAGCAAGCATACCAAAAACAAGCGTATTACAACAAACACCGGCGTGATAAAACTTTTGGGGTGGGAGAGCTCGTTTTGAAGAGACAGCACGTTCTATCGTCCGCGGCTCAAAACATCGCGGCGAAGTTGTCACCGAAATTCCATGGACCATTCCGAGTTTCGAAGGCCCTTTCGCCGGTCGTATACGAGCTCACCGACTTAGACGGAACCGCGATGGGGAAGGCCCACATAAAGGATTTAAAAGTCTACCACAATCCCTAG